The window GCAGCAATTGTCGTGAATCCACCTTTTGCAGCTGCTTGTGTACCAGTTGCAATCGTTTCTTTCTTTTCGCCGCCAGGCTCACGTAAATGAACATGCAGGTCAATAAAACCGGGTGCAACAACTAAACCTTCTGCATCAATAATCTCATCCGCAGTGACGTTTGTTAGATTTCCTATTTCTTTAATTAAGCCCCTTTCAATCAGAAGGTCACCTTTTGTTAATTCTCCATTAGTTAGCAATTGTCCATTTTTGATGAGCATTGACACGTTCTATTCCCCCTTTATTTTTTTCCAAAGCGCGCTTTATAACGGCCATGCGGACAAAAACACCGTTTTTCATTTGCGTAAAAATCCTTGAGCGGCTGCATTCGACAAGTTCATCAGCTATTTCAACATTTCTATTTACTGGTGCAGGATGCATGATAATACTTCCCTGCTTCATTTTTCGTTCGCGCTCAATCGTTAATCCGTATTGTTGATGGTAATCATTTGCTACTTGTTGATTACTTCCAGCATGACGTTCATGCTGAATTCGTAATAGCATAACAACATCTGCCGTTTCAATGGCTGTATCGACATCCTCATAGCTTCCATTTTCAAGAAAGGCATCGTCAAACCATTCCTGTGGCCCCGAAAAAACTACCTCTGCCCCTAATCTCGTTAAGGCATCAGCGTTGGACCGTGCTACCCGACTGTGTCTCACATCGCCAATAATTGCTACCTTTAATCCACCAAAATGCCTAAACTCCTGTTGGATGGTTAGTAAATCCAATAAGGATTGAGTTGGATGATGTCCACATCCATCGCCTGCATTTATGACCGGTATTCCAACACGACCGACTAGTTCATTAAAATAGTGATCGATTTTATGACGAATGACTACCGCATTCACTCCAATTGATTCAAGTGTGCGAACCGTATCATACAATGTCTCACCCTTCAATACACTTGAGAAATCTGCATCAAATGGAATGACCTCTAATCCAAGCTTTCTTTCTGCCATTTCAAAGCTGGATTTTGTTCGTGTACTAGGCTCAAAAAACAAGTTGGCCACAAACTGCTGCTCTGCCGGCTTCCATTGTTCACCCTCTAAAAAGCTCCGCGCTTCATTTAAAATTTCACTTATCTCTTCTGTGGATAACGATGCAGTCGATAATAAATGGTTCATCTTCATAGCCTCCATTTTTTAGGACTTAGAGCTAGATTCATTCTTACTATCAATGAATCTAGTATTTTCACATGCTCATATCAGATGTTTTGGAATAAAAACTATGTTTAAGCTATTTCATATAGTCAGATAATTTACACCGGACCCATTTTCAAATATTTACACGGTACATGTATTTTCTATTAGAGGCGGCAGGCAAAACTCTGTGTAATCTCATTTTGTGCCGCCTTGTAAAAATTTGTATTGGTTGTGTTTAATGGGATTCAAACATATCTTCTTTTACATCCTCTCTACCAGGCAGAATGAGGTTAAGTATGACACCTATGATGGCAGCAAAGGCCATCCCTTGAAGCTGAAATTGGTCAGACACCTTTATTAATGCTCCCCCGATTCCAAGAACTAATATAACAGAGGAAATGGCAAGGTTTCGGTTACTGCCAAAATCAATTTTATTATCTACAAGCATTCTTAAGCCTGAAGAAGCAATGATGCCAAATAACAGAATTGAAACTCCACCCATGACAGCCTGCGGTATCGTATTAATCAGGGCAGAAACTTTCCCGATAAAACCGAACACTGTCGCAATCACCGCAGCCCCCGCAATCACGTACACACTGTATACCTTAGTTAAAGCTAAAACACCAATATTTTCCCCATATGTGGTTTTGGGAGGTCCCCCGATCAAGGCGGAAATAATCGTGGCAGTACCATCTCCAAGAATCGATCGGTGTAAGCCAGGCTCCTTAATATAGTCACGACCTACTACTTTACTTAACACCAGTTGATGTCCGATATGTTCT of the Bacillus tuaregi genome contains:
- a CDS encoding aspartate carbamoyltransferase catalytic subunit, coding for MNHLLSTASLSTEEISEILNEARSFLEGEQWKPAEQQFVANLFFEPSTRTKSSFEMAERKLGLEVIPFDADFSSVLKGETLYDTVRTLESIGVNAVVIRHKIDHYFNELVGRVGIPVINAGDGCGHHPTQSLLDLLTIQQEFRHFGGLKVAIIGDVRHSRVARSNADALTRLGAEVVFSGPQEWFDDAFLENGSYEDVDTAIETADVVMLLRIQHERHAGSNQQVANDYHQQYGLTIERERKMKQGSIIMHPAPVNRNVEIADELVECSRSRIFTQMKNGVFVRMAVIKRALEKNKGGIERVNAHQKWTIAN